In Mycobacterium stomatepiae, the following are encoded in one genomic region:
- a CDS encoding Rv1535 family protein: MTAVLFDEVVAVAPVRNLRVVRDTTPAQAPAAKKVTRQVQARHFGAGDPLVDGAARLLSIPVRHVYAALWRVGVLEVRA; the protein is encoded by the coding sequence ATGACCGCAGTACTCTTCGACGAAGTAGTTGCCGTAGCGCCCGTCCGCAACCTGCGCGTCGTGCGCGACACCACCCCGGCGCAGGCGCCCGCTGCCAAGAAGGTGACCCGTCAGGTCCAGGCCCGGCACTTCGGCGCCGGCGACCCGCTGGTGGACGGCGCGGCCCGGCTGCTGAGCATCCCGGTCCGGCACGTCTACGCCGCGCTGTGGCGCGTTGGTGTGCTCGAAGTTCGGGCATGA
- a CDS encoding NAD(P)H-dependent flavin oxidoreductase, with protein MRTRVAELLGVEFPICAFSHCRDVVAAVTNAGGFGVLGAVAHSPQRLQSELTWIEEQTGGKPYGVDLLLPPKYVGAEQGGIEAKQVRELLPEEHRAFVEELLGRYGITAPAEPPRASGGGLNISPKGYEPLLEVAFAHDIRLIASALGPPPADLVERAHGHDVLVAALAGTTAHARRHAAAGVDLIVAQGTEAGGHTGEVATMVLVPEVVDAVAPVPVLAAGGIARGRQIAAALALGAEGVWCGSVWLTTEEAETDPVVKEKFLAASSSDTVRSRSMTGKPARMLRTAWTEEWERPENPAPLGMPLQTTLVTEPQVRINQAAAHPGAKARELATYFVGQVVGSLDKVRPTRSVMLDMIEEFAETIGRLESLTDD; from the coding sequence ATGCGAACCAGAGTCGCCGAGCTGCTCGGTGTGGAGTTCCCGATATGCGCGTTCAGCCACTGTCGCGACGTCGTCGCCGCGGTCACCAACGCGGGCGGTTTCGGCGTCCTGGGTGCGGTCGCACACAGCCCGCAACGGCTACAGAGCGAGCTGACCTGGATCGAGGAGCAGACCGGCGGCAAGCCTTACGGGGTCGACTTGCTCCTGCCGCCCAAATACGTCGGCGCCGAGCAAGGCGGAATCGAGGCGAAGCAAGTCAGGGAGTTACTTCCCGAGGAGCACCGCGCGTTCGTCGAAGAGCTGCTGGGCCGCTACGGCATCACGGCGCCTGCCGAACCGCCGCGCGCGTCCGGCGGCGGCCTCAACATCTCGCCAAAGGGTTACGAGCCACTCTTGGAAGTGGCCTTCGCACATGACATTCGGCTGATCGCCAGCGCGCTCGGCCCGCCGCCGGCCGACCTCGTCGAACGCGCACACGGCCACGACGTGCTGGTCGCCGCACTGGCCGGCACCACCGCGCACGCACGCCGGCACGCCGCGGCCGGCGTCGACCTGATCGTCGCGCAAGGCACCGAAGCGGGCGGCCACACCGGCGAGGTGGCGACCATGGTGCTGGTTCCCGAAGTCGTCGATGCCGTCGCGCCGGTCCCGGTGCTGGCGGCGGGTGGGATCGCCCGCGGCCGCCAGATCGCGGCCGCCCTGGCCCTGGGCGCCGAGGGCGTGTGGTGCGGCTCGGTCTGGCTGACCACCGAGGAGGCCGAGACCGACCCGGTGGTCAAGGAGAAGTTCCTGGCCGCCAGTTCGTCGGACACCGTGCGATCGCGGTCGATGACGGGCAAGCCCGCGCGGATGCTTCGGACGGCCTGGACCGAGGAATGGGAGCGGCCGGAAAACCCGGCCCCGCTCGGCATGCCGCTGCAAACCACCCTGGTCACCGAACCGCAGGTGCGCATCAACCAGGCGGCCGCCCATCCTGGGGCCAAAGCGCGCGAACTGGCAACCTATTTCGTCGGCCAGGTGGTCGGTTCGCTCGACAAGGTCCGGCCGACCCGTTCGGTGATGCTCGACATGATCGAGGAGTTCGCCGAAACCATCGGACGGCTGGAGAGCTTGACCGACGACTGA
- a CDS encoding carboxymuconolactone decarboxylase family protein, whose product MTTARVPGLPLGEAKAAADEAAVPDYMAELSIFQVLLNHPQLARAVNDLLATMLWHGSLDARLRELVIMRVGWLTACEYEWTQHWRVATRLGVTTDDLLGVRDWQGYDAFGPTERAVLAATDDVVRDGTVSAESWAACERELRGDKTTLVELVAAISAWLMVSSILKSLDVPLEEGVGGWPPDGRSPAS is encoded by the coding sequence ATGACAACAGCCCGCGTCCCCGGACTGCCGCTCGGCGAGGCCAAGGCCGCCGCCGACGAGGCCGCCGTCCCCGACTACATGGCCGAGCTCAGCATCTTCCAGGTGTTGCTGAACCATCCGCAGCTGGCGCGCGCGGTCAACGACCTGCTGGCGACCATGCTGTGGCACGGTTCGCTCGACGCCCGGCTACGAGAGCTGGTGATCATGCGGGTCGGTTGGCTCACCGCGTGCGAATACGAGTGGACGCAACACTGGCGCGTCGCCACCCGGTTGGGCGTGACGACCGACGACCTGCTCGGTGTGCGCGATTGGCAAGGGTACGACGCATTCGGGCCTACCGAGCGCGCGGTGCTGGCGGCCACCGACGACGTGGTGCGCGACGGTACGGTCAGTGCCGAGAGCTGGGCGGCATGCGAGCGCGAATTACGCGGCGACAAAACGACTCTCGTGGAGCTTGTCGCCGCGATCAGCGCGTGGCTGATGGTCTCGTCGATACTGAAAAGCCTGGACGTCCCGCTGGAGGAGGGCGTGGGCGGCTGGCCGCCCGACGGGCGCTCACCCGCGAGTTGA
- a CDS encoding NUDIX domain-containing protein, which produces MTQFPSRPGTERVLCRDLAGAVHLAPAAELIDRTSAYGVAFRDNEVLLTKEQAGDGFWDLPGGGVDEGESFVAALERELCEETGLSLTSAPRPICQFEEHFFERTRGEAWRSRRHFYVIGVCGSVRTDGNGDDLAGAAFLRVEDTRIAPVAAAVIQIARDTLEKSTADYD; this is translated from the coding sequence GTGACGCAGTTTCCTTCCCGTCCGGGAACCGAACGCGTTTTATGTCGTGACCTGGCGGGCGCGGTGCATCTGGCGCCCGCGGCCGAGCTCATCGACCGCACCTCGGCATACGGGGTCGCATTTCGTGACAACGAGGTCCTGCTTACCAAAGAGCAAGCAGGCGATGGGTTTTGGGACTTGCCGGGCGGAGGCGTGGACGAGGGGGAGTCGTTCGTCGCGGCGCTGGAGCGCGAACTGTGCGAAGAGACCGGGTTGTCGCTGACATCCGCGCCCCGGCCCATCTGTCAATTCGAAGAGCACTTCTTCGAGCGCACCCGGGGCGAGGCGTGGCGATCGCGGCGGCATTTCTATGTGATCGGCGTCTGTGGCAGCGTCCGCACTGATGGCAATGGTGACGACTTGGCGGGTGCGGCTTTTCTGCGGGTCGAGGACACCCGGATCGCGCCGGTCGCGGCCGCGGTGATTCAGATTGCGCGCGATACCTTGGAAAAGTCGACGGCTGACTACGATTAG
- a CDS encoding non-ribosomal peptide synthetase, with product MADGKRRLLSIDLADESETARLDEWGNRAVLTRPATAVTMAELFAAQVASAPEAVALVCGGRSWTYGEVDETAQRLARVLTGHGAGPGQFVALLFSRSAEAIVSMLAVHKAGAAYLPIDPALPDARMEFMLGDATPVAAITTAALRSRLDGANLVVVDFDNPGDDPGTELSAPAPDDLAYMIYTSGTTGVPKGVAITHQNATSLLEKLHSAVPAGPGQIWSQWHSYSFDVSVWEIFGALLHGGRLVIVPETVASSPEDLHALLLAENVNVLCQTPSAAAMLSSQGLESAAVFVAGEALPSEVVDRWAPGQVLINAYGPTEGTIYAAMSTPLTPGAPAPIGVPVPGAALFVLDKFLRPALEGVTGELYIAGRGVAVGYLRRAGLTASRFVACPFGGPGARMYRTGDLVRWGADGQLQYLGRADEQVKIRGYRIELGEVQAALAGLDGVQAAVVIAREDRPGDKRLVGHVTVTGDVDTAQMRTELAERLPAYMVPSAIVVLDTLPLNVSGKLDKRALPAPEYASGGEYRAPSDAIEELLAGIYAQVLGVERVGVDDSFFDLGGDSILSMQVSVRARAAGVLCRPRDIFVEQTVARLARVATMTDGADGVVDEGIGDVVATPIIRWLQGVVGPVEQFNQTMVVQAPSGVTEADVAPVLQALVDRHATLRLRVEDDDAGEWSLQVPEVGAVDAAGLLRSVDVLSDEALVEARSRLNPAAGIMLSALWVGSTSQLVLIIHHLAVDGVSWRILLEDLNIAWAQHHSGQPLALPPGGTSFARWSSLLEEYAQRPAVVEQAEAWRRVASVPAALPAVRPEVDTYVSAEQLSAELDIETTRQLLGEVPAAFHAGVQDILLIAFGLAWAEFLGTGAPIGIGVEGHGRHEELARGVDLSRTVGWFTTKYPVSLAVGGLDWSKVAAGDAALGPVIKDAKEQLRGLPDPLTYGLLRYLNPDVDLHGGDPAIGFNYLGRLGAGTAAELSGDLWRISEDGLSVAGAATAVPLPLMHTVDLNAGTMDTEAGPHLHASWTWAPSALDGEQISRLSALWFEALSGICAHVRNGGGGLTPSDLAPTRLTQEQLNQLEQQYHLVDVLPLTPVQQGLLFHASVAQGGDNGDDVYAVQLGITIAGDIEPQRLREAVQAVVNRHPNLAARFCAQFEEPVQVIPAEPVMAWRYIQLDSDEAGHDEQIERLCADERDAVSDLLGKPAFRAALIRTTENKHRFVLTNHHIVMDGWSLPILLREIFASYYGERLPAPASYRSILTWLAEQDRPAAQAAWREMFEGFDTPTLVGPATRMGLGRRRVDSYRVSAETTRKLSTLARSCHTTVNTVLQAGWAQLLMWLTGQRDVAFGTAVSGRPPEVLGSESIVGLLINTVAVRANTTVATTIADLLDQLQTAHNNRLEHEHLGLSDIHRATGHDQLFDTLFLYENYPIDTNVPVGVHELAIADVTNREYNHYPLSVMALPGHELGIRVEYDTDVFDPASIETLVERFQRVLVAMTADPTQRLSSMDVLDAGEHARLDEWGNRAVLIQPDEGTTIPKMFAAQVARTPDGVALVDGERSWTYRELDEAAERLARVLVGKGARPGECVALLFNRSAETIIAMVAVLKSGAAYLPIDPVMPDARLEFMLGDATPVAAVTNATMRSRFDGADLAVIDVDDPDLSIPSDVTLPEVAPEDLAYTIYTSGTTGVPKGVAITHHNATSLLEAPNPGAPTGPGQVWSQWHSYSFDVSVWEIFNALLHGARLVVVSDSAAASAHELRDLLVAEQVTVVGQTPSALAMMPGEGLESATLVMAGEASPNEIVDKWAPGRVMINAYGPTEATIYAAISAPMKAGEGAPIGVPVPGAALFVLDKWLRPAPEGVVGELYIAGRGVAVGYLRRAGLTASRFVACPFAGADAPGQRMYRTGDLVRWGADGQLQYLGRADEQVKIRGFRIELGEVQAALAALDGVQAAAVIAREDRPGDKRLVGYVTVTGDVDTAQLRSALGERLPGYMVPTAVVVLDTLPRTVNGKLDKRALPAPEYQSAVRYTPPATPTEEIVAGIYGQVLGIERVGVENSFFDLGGDSLSAMRVVAAINTAFDSSLSVRTLFEAPSVRTMSQRLDSDDDSDETDANGPSYVVVHGRDTEELRASDLTLDKFIDETTLLNAPTLPGPSAEARTVLLTGATGFLGRYLALEWLKQLKRVDGKLICLVRAGSDQEAWRRLEKTFDSGDPRLMDHFHQLAADHLEVIAGDKGEANLGLDEQTYQRLADTVDLIVDSAAVVNQVLPYRELFGPNVVGTGELIKFALTSRMKPYAYVSTSDLGRQVEPALFTEDADIRVISPTRVLDGSFANGYGNSKWAGEVLLREANEQFGLPVSVFRSGMILSDVSYAGQFNMTDVVTRMILSLVATGVAPASFYKRDENGNRQRTHYDALPVEFVAEAIATLGAQVVDGFETYHVMNPHDDGIGVDTCVDWLIEAGYPIQRIDDFAEWVRQFEIGLRALPDRQRQHSVLQMLQLMLHNPEQIQPLEPTRGSFAPTDRFRAAVQEAKIGADNDIPQISASVIIKYVTDLQLVGLL from the coding sequence ATGGCCGATGGAAAACGGCGGCTGTTATCGATTGACCTTGCGGACGAGAGTGAGACCGCGCGGTTAGACGAGTGGGGCAACCGTGCGGTGTTGACCCGGCCGGCGACGGCGGTGACGATGGCGGAGCTGTTCGCCGCGCAGGTCGCCAGCGCTCCGGAGGCCGTCGCGCTGGTATGCGGGGGCCGGTCATGGACCTACGGTGAAGTCGACGAGACCGCCCAGCGGCTGGCGCGGGTGCTGACCGGTCATGGTGCCGGTCCGGGTCAGTTTGTGGCGCTGTTGTTTTCGCGTTCTGCCGAGGCGATCGTGTCGATGCTCGCGGTGCACAAAGCCGGAGCCGCCTACCTGCCGATCGACCCCGCGCTGCCCGACGCGCGCATGGAGTTCATGCTCGGCGATGCCACCCCGGTAGCGGCGATCACGACGGCGGCCCTGCGGTCGCGGTTGGACGGGGCCAATCTGGTCGTCGTCGACTTCGACAACCCGGGAGACGACCCCGGCACCGAATTGTCGGCACCGGCGCCCGACGATCTGGCGTACATGATCTACACCTCGGGCACCACCGGGGTCCCCAAGGGTGTGGCGATCACTCACCAGAACGCGACGTCGCTACTGGAGAAGCTGCACTCGGCCGTACCGGCCGGCCCGGGACAGATTTGGTCGCAATGGCATTCGTACAGTTTCGACGTCTCGGTCTGGGAGATCTTCGGCGCGCTGCTCCACGGCGGGCGATTGGTGATCGTTCCCGAAACGGTGGCCAGTTCGCCGGAGGACCTACACGCCCTGCTGCTGGCCGAAAACGTCAACGTCCTCTGCCAAACCCCTTCTGCGGCAGCGATGTTGTCGTCGCAGGGCTTGGAGTCGGCGGCGGTGTTCGTGGCCGGCGAGGCGCTCCCGTCCGAGGTGGTAGATCGGTGGGCGCCTGGTCAGGTGTTGATCAATGCCTACGGGCCGACCGAGGGCACGATCTATGCGGCGATGAGTACGCCGCTGACGCCAGGTGCGCCGGCGCCGATCGGAGTGCCGGTGCCGGGCGCGGCGTTGTTCGTGTTGGACAAGTTCCTGCGGCCCGCTCTCGAGGGCGTGACCGGTGAGTTGTACATCGCCGGTCGCGGGGTGGCCGTCGGTTATCTGCGCCGGGCCGGTCTGACCGCGTCGCGCTTTGTCGCGTGCCCGTTCGGTGGTCCCGGCGCGCGGATGTATCGCACCGGCGACCTGGTGCGCTGGGGCGCCGACGGGCAGTTGCAGTACCTGGGGCGGGCCGACGAGCAGGTCAAGATCCGCGGCTATCGCATCGAATTGGGCGAGGTACAAGCGGCTTTGGCCGGCCTGGACGGGGTGCAGGCCGCGGTGGTGATCGCTCGCGAGGATCGTCCCGGCGACAAGCGGCTGGTCGGGCACGTCACGGTCACCGGCGATGTCGACACCGCGCAGATGCGCACCGAGCTGGCCGAGCGGTTGCCGGCCTACATGGTTCCGTCGGCGATCGTCGTGCTCGACACGCTGCCGCTGAACGTGAGCGGCAAGCTCGACAAACGTGCCCTGCCGGCACCCGAATACGCCAGCGGTGGGGAGTATCGCGCGCCGTCTGACGCGATCGAGGAACTCCTGGCCGGGATCTACGCCCAGGTGCTCGGCGTCGAACGCGTCGGCGTCGACGACTCCTTCTTCGACCTCGGTGGCGACAGCATCCTGTCGATGCAGGTCTCAGTGCGCGCCCGCGCGGCCGGCGTATTGTGCCGTCCCCGAGACATTTTCGTCGAGCAGACGGTAGCGCGGCTGGCCCGGGTGGCGACGATGACCGACGGCGCGGACGGTGTCGTCGACGAGGGCATCGGCGACGTGGTCGCCACCCCGATCATCCGCTGGCTGCAAGGCGTGGTGGGCCCCGTCGAGCAGTTCAACCAGACGATGGTGGTGCAGGCCCCGTCCGGAGTGACCGAGGCCGACGTGGCGCCGGTGCTGCAGGCGTTGGTCGATCGGCATGCCACCCTGCGGTTGCGGGTCGAGGACGATGACGCCGGCGAATGGTCGCTTCAGGTGCCCGAAGTCGGGGCCGTGGATGCCGCGGGTCTGCTGCGGTCGGTGGACGTGTTGTCCGACGAGGCGCTCGTCGAGGCGCGGTCGCGTTTGAACCCGGCCGCCGGAATCATGTTGAGCGCGTTGTGGGTTGGTTCCACCTCGCAGTTGGTGCTGATCATTCATCACCTGGCCGTCGACGGTGTGTCGTGGCGAATCCTGTTGGAAGACTTGAATATTGCTTGGGCGCAGCATCACAGCGGACAGCCGCTGGCGTTGCCCCCGGGCGGGACGTCGTTCGCCCGCTGGTCGTCGCTGCTCGAGGAGTACGCGCAGCGCCCCGCGGTCGTGGAGCAGGCCGAGGCGTGGCGCCGAGTGGCCTCGGTGCCGGCCGCGCTGCCGGCCGTGCGCCCGGAGGTGGACACCTATGTCAGCGCAGAACAGCTGTCGGCCGAGCTCGACATCGAGACGACCCGCCAGCTGTTGGGTGAGGTGCCGGCGGCGTTTCACGCTGGGGTGCAAGACATCCTGTTGATCGCGTTCGGGTTGGCCTGGGCGGAGTTCCTGGGCACCGGCGCACCGATTGGCATCGGCGTCGAGGGCCACGGCCGCCACGAGGAATTGGCTCGGGGCGTCGACCTGTCGCGCACGGTCGGCTGGTTCACCACCAAGTACCCGGTGTCGCTGGCCGTCGGCGGCCTGGACTGGTCCAAGGTGGCCGCCGGTGACGCGGCGCTGGGCCCGGTGATCAAGGACGCCAAGGAGCAGCTGCGCGGCCTGCCCGATCCGCTCACCTACGGTCTGCTGCGCTACCTGAACCCCGATGTCGACCTGCACGGCGGCGACCCGGCGATCGGTTTCAACTACCTGGGCCGGCTGGGTGCCGGCACGGCGGCCGAGCTCTCCGGGGATTTGTGGCGGATCTCCGAAGACGGGTTGTCGGTCGCCGGCGCGGCCACCGCGGTGCCGCTGCCACTCATGCACACCGTCGACCTCAACGCGGGCACGATGGACACCGAAGCGGGCCCGCACCTGCACGCCAGCTGGACCTGGGCGCCCTCGGCGCTGGATGGCGAGCAGATCAGCCGGCTCAGCGCGCTATGGTTCGAGGCGCTCAGCGGCATCTGCGCTCACGTGCGCAATGGCGGGGGCGGCCTGACGCCGTCCGACCTGGCGCCGACACGGCTGACCCAGGAGCAGCTCAACCAGCTCGAGCAGCAGTACCATCTGGTCGACGTCCTGCCGCTGACGCCCGTGCAGCAGGGCCTGCTGTTTCACGCCAGCGTCGCCCAGGGCGGCGACAACGGCGACGACGTCTACGCGGTGCAGCTGGGGATCACCATCGCCGGAGACATCGAGCCACAGCGGTTGCGCGAGGCCGTGCAGGCGGTGGTCAACCGGCACCCCAACCTGGCGGCCCGGTTCTGCGCGCAGTTCGAGGAGCCGGTCCAGGTCATTCCGGCCGAGCCCGTCATGGCTTGGCGCTACATCCAGCTCGACAGCGACGAAGCCGGCCACGACGAGCAGATCGAGCGGCTGTGCGCCGACGAACGCGACGCGGTCAGCGATCTGCTCGGAAAGCCCGCGTTCCGCGCGGCGTTGATCCGCACCACGGAGAACAAGCACCGGTTCGTGCTGACCAACCACCACATCGTGATGGACGGGTGGTCGCTGCCGATCCTGCTGCGCGAAATCTTCGCCAGTTACTACGGGGAGCGGCTACCCGCGCCCGCGTCGTACCGCAGCATCCTCACCTGGCTCGCCGAGCAGGACCGCCCCGCGGCTCAGGCGGCGTGGCGCGAGATGTTCGAAGGCTTCGACACTCCGACCCTGGTCGGCCCCGCCACCCGGATGGGGTTGGGGCGGCGACGCGTCGACTCGTACCGGGTGTCCGCGGAGACCACCCGCAAATTGAGCACGTTGGCCCGCTCCTGCCACACCACCGTCAACACGGTGCTGCAGGCCGGGTGGGCACAGCTGCTGATGTGGCTGACCGGCCAGCGCGACGTCGCCTTCGGTACCGCGGTCTCGGGGCGGCCCCCCGAGGTGCTCGGCTCGGAATCGATTGTCGGCCTGTTGATCAACACCGTTGCGGTGCGGGCCAACACCACCGTGGCCACCACGATCGCCGACCTACTCGACCAGCTGCAGACCGCGCACAACAACCGGCTCGAGCACGAGCACCTGGGCCTGTCCGACATCCATCGCGCCACCGGCCACGACCAGTTGTTCGACACGCTGTTCCTGTACGAGAACTACCCGATCGACACCAATGTGCCGGTGGGCGTGCACGAGCTGGCTATCGCCGACGTCACCAACCGCGAATACAACCACTACCCGCTTTCCGTGATGGCCTTACCGGGCCACGAGCTGGGCATCCGCGTCGAGTACGACACCGACGTGTTCGACCCGGCCAGCATCGAAACGCTGGTGGAGCGGTTCCAGCGGGTGCTGGTGGCCATGACCGCCGACCCGACCCAGCGGCTGTCGTCGATGGACGTGCTGGATGCCGGTGAGCATGCTCGCCTGGATGAGTGGGGCAACCGCGCCGTGCTGATCCAGCCGGACGAGGGCACCACGATCCCGAAGATGTTCGCCGCGCAGGTGGCGCGCACCCCGGACGGGGTGGCGCTGGTGGATGGCGAGCGGTCATGGACCTACCGCGAGCTCGACGAGGCAGCCGAACGGTTGGCGCGGGTGCTGGTCGGCAAGGGCGCGCGCCCGGGCGAATGCGTGGCGCTGCTGTTCAACCGGTCGGCCGAGACGATCATCGCGATGGTGGCGGTGCTCAAGTCCGGGGCGGCCTACCTGCCGATCGACCCGGTCATGCCCGACGCACGGCTCGAGTTCATGCTCGGCGACGCCACGCCGGTCGCTGCGGTCACCAACGCGACCATGCGGTCGCGCTTCGACGGGGCGGATCTGGCGGTCATCGACGTCGACGACCCGGACCTGTCGATCCCTTCGGACGTCACCTTGCCGGAAGTGGCGCCCGAGGATCTGGCGTACACGATCTACACCTCGGGCACGACCGGGGTACCCAAGGGCGTGGCGATCACCCACCACAACGCGACGTCGTTGCTGGAGGCACCAAATCCCGGCGCGCCGACGGGACCGGGGCAGGTGTGGTCGCAGTGGCACTCCTACAGCTTCGACGTCTCGGTGTGGGAGATCTTCAATGCCCTGCTGCACGGTGCCCGGCTGGTCGTGGTGTCCGATTCAGCGGCGGCGTCGGCCCACGAGCTGCGTGACCTGCTGGTCGCCGAACAGGTGACCGTGGTGGGTCAGACTCCGTCGGCGCTGGCGATGATGCCGGGCGAAGGGCTGGAGTCCGCGACGTTGGTGATGGCGGGGGAGGCATCCCCGAACGAAATCGTGGACAAGTGGGCGCCCGGACGGGTGATGATCAACGCCTACGGCCCGACCGAAGCCACTATCTACGCCGCGATCAGCGCGCCGATGAAGGCCGGCGAGGGCGCCCCGATCGGTGTGCCGGTGCCGGGTGCGGCGTTGTTCGTGCTGGACAAGTGGCTACGACCGGCCCCCGAGGGCGTGGTCGGTGAGTTGTACATCGCCGGCCGCGGGGTGGCCGTCGGTTATCTGCGCCGGGCCGGTCTGACCGCGTCGCGGTTCGTCGCGTGCCCGTTCGCCGGCGCGGATGCGCCCGGACAGCGCATGTATCGCACCGGCGACCTGGTGCGCTGGGGCGCCGATGGGCAGTTGCAGTACCTGGGGCGGGCCGACGAGCAGGTTAAGATCCGCGGTTTCCGCATCGAACTCGGCGAGGTTCAGGCCGCGCTGGCCGCCCTCGACGGGGTGCAGGCCGCGGCGGTGATCGCGCGCGAAGACCGTCCGGGTGACAAGCGGCTGGTCGGGTACGTCACGGTCACCGGCGATGTGGACACCGCGCAGCTGCGCAGCGCGCTGGGCGAGCGGCTGCCGGGCTACATGGTTCCGACCGCGGTGGTCGTGCTCGACACGTTGCCTCGGACGGTCAACGGCAAGCTCGACAAACGCGCACTGCCGGCACCGGAATACCAGAGTGCGGTCCGATACACCCCGCCCGCGACACCCACCGAGGAGATCGTGGCCGGGATCTACGGCCAGGTGCTCGGCATTGAGCGGGTCGGCGTCGAGAACTCCTTCTTCGACCTGGGCGGCGATTCGCTGTCGGCGATGCGAGTCGTCGCCGCGATCAACACCGCGTTCGATTCCAGCCTCTCGGTGCGCACGCTGTTCGAGGCGCCGTCGGTTCGCACCATGAGCCAGCGCCTGGACAGTGACGACGACTCGGACGAGACCGATGCCAACGGCCCGAGTTACGTTGTGGTGCACGGTCGCGACACCGAAGAGCTTCGTGCCAGCGACCTCACGCTGGACAAGTTCATCGACGAGACGACGCTGCTCAACGCTCCGACGCTGCCGGGCCCGAGCGCCGAGGCGCGCACGGTGTTGTTGACCGGGGCAACCGGCTTCCTGGGACGCTACCTGGCCCTGGAGTGGCTCAAGCAACTGAAACGTGTTGACGGCAAGCTGATTTGCCTGGTGCGAGCCGGCTCCGATCAGGAGGCATGGCGTCGTCTGGAGAAGACATTCGACAGCGGCGACCCGCGGCTGATGGACCACTTCCACCAGCTGGCCGCCGACCATCTCGAGGTCATCGCCGGCGACAAGGGCGAAGCCAACCTGGGTCTCGACGAGCAGACCTACCAACGACTGGCCGACACCGTCGATCTCATCGTCGACTCGGCCGCCGTGGTCAACCAAGTGCTGCCCTACCGAGAGCTGTTCGGGCCCAACGTCGTTGGCACCGGCGAACTGATCAAGTTCGCGCTGACCTCGCGGATGAAGCCCTACGCCTACGTGTCGACCTCCGACCTCGGCCGCCAGGTCGAGCCCGCGCTGTTCACCGAGGACGCCGACATCCGGGTGATCAGTCCCACCCGCGTCCTGGACGGCAGCTTCGCCAACGGCTACGGCAACAGCAAGTGGGCCGGTGAGGTGCTGCTGCGGGAGGCCAATGAGCAGTTCGGCCTTCCGGTTTCGGTGTTCCGGAGCGGCATGATCCTGTCCGACGTCAGCTACGCGGGCCAGTTCAACATGACCGACGTCGTCACCCGGATGATCCTGAGCCTGGTGGCCACCGGCGTCGCGCCCGCTTCGTTCTACAAGCGCGACGAGAACGGCAATCGGCAGCGGACGCATTACGACGCGCTGCCAGTCGAGTTCGTCGCCGAGGCGATCGCCACCCTCGGGGCCCAAGTGGTCGACGGGTTCGAGACCTACCACGTGATGAACCCGCACGACGACGGCATCGGAGTCGACACCTGTGTCGACTGGTTGATCGAGGCCGGCTATCCGATCCAGCGCATCGACGACTTCGCGGAGTGGGTGCGGCAATTCGAGATCGGCCTGCGCGCTCTGCCGGATCGGCAGCGGCAGCACTCCGTGCTGCAGATGCTGCAGCTGATGCTGCACAACCCCGAGCAGATCCAGCCGCTCGAGCCGACGCGCGGGTCGTTCGCGCCGACCGACCGTTTCCGTGCTGCGGTGCAGGAAGCGAAGATCGGTGCTGACAACGACATCCCGCAGATCTCGGCATCGGTGATCATCAAGTACGTCACCGACCTGCAGCTGGTGGGACTGCTCTAG